TTTCGTTGTTGTCCAAAAAAAGCGATATGATTttattgacaagaaaaaaaaacttatggtAAAAGTAAGTTAAATCTTCCCGTAAAATATAGAAATTCTTATTCAAACCCTTTCTATAGCAACGGGTTGAGAACTATTACAAGAAATTGAACTCATAATCTCTTGTGGACCAATCAATCGAGTAGAATTTCCTACCAACTCtaaatttgtgttttgttttaatttctctAAATTAATGTTCAATCACTGGTTTTGGTTTCATAGTATTAgtcataataaataatataaaaaagtcaaGAAATATGTATCTCAAATAGTTAAGAGTATTTTCTACATCAGAGATCCTAAGTTCGACTACCCTCTCCTCAATATCACACGTGAATGAAAAAGATGCATTGATGATACTTCAACGTGAAAACCTTctttcgaccaaaaaacaaaaaaaacgtGAAAACCTTATCGACTTAGAAACATTATTGTATGACAACTGTCTGGTATATAGAGGTCAACATGAATATTCTTCTTGTGAGAGTTGTCCGTTGTCATAATCTGTAGACACAAGCTGGGATGATCATTGATCATTGataatatattacatatatatagatgtcaACATGAATATTCTTGTTGTGAGAGTTGTCCGTTGTCATAATCTGTAGAGACAAGCTGGGATGATCATTGATCACACGCAAAAAACTCCTCTTCAATTCAATAGGAATTGAGCCAATATCTGATTATCTTATCAGCCATAATTAGCGCTTTTTCTGCGAGCACCCACAGTCTTGATGCCCCCAGAGGGGTAGGTACTAGGTACTAGGTAGGTCACTCAGAATTTTGACTAAAATACACTAATTTTCTATCACCCCTTTTTCCTGAATaaagaaacaacaaattttaaaagatgGTATCCTGGTTTATCACGCATTACATACGTGGTCAGTGGCCTAACCTAACTCTTATCTATCTTGCTTATAAAATGAAGGTACGTATCTGAGAGATGAAATGTTTAAGCTTTTTTGGTTAGTTTCAAATTTACTACATAGACGTCTATGAAAGAGCTTcaacagaaaataaagagataaGTCATCATCACCAACACAGCAGAATGAAAGTCAGTTGTTCATTACTCTTCATTCTGCTAGTGATGATGACTTATCTCCTTTTTCTTGCCATTttctttgtcatttttcttggCACTTTGTACCACTATGTCTATGTGGTTCTTCTACGGGCTCTTCACAAAGGATTATTACATTGCGGTAAGTAAAGTAGTAAAGCCAGAGTTCTGATTTCATTTCTTGGGTTTGACTTTAAGGCTAATTATGTCACTAACTTCATCTCCTATATTAATCTGACGAGGTCATTGGATGGCCAGTTGCCAAATGTATGTTGGGATTCTTATTAGGCATCGCTCAGATGATCCTAATGAAGAAGTTCATGAGCACCGCCAACTGCCCCAAGCTTGATGCAGCCAGAGTCTTTATGCCCTGAAcaattaatttttacttttcctgtataagagaaaataaatgatTACTTTTCTTGTATAAGAGAAAATCTGTAAACTCAATGTTAACATTAAAAAGTTTTGACATTTTATAGTCATGAGTCAGAGTCTCGATCTGCAAAACAAGCAAACTAGTTCACTCAGAAAGAAGAGAGCAATAATAAGCTTGCATGGCACTAGCTATGTCCCACCGAAGAGGTCCATAAGTCATCAATATCTCTCATTAAGCTTAAAATTTCAGGAACAAGGCTGAAGCTGCTGCACTTGAACGTAGGTAGTAGGGGTTGGTGATGGATGTGTGTTGGAATGTGTTGGATTTTAGGTGGTGTGTGATGAGTGTTTGTGAGTGGtgttgctctgataccattgTTGATTTATGTGATTAAGGGGTTTAGGACAACAGGATAATAGTTGAAATAAAGTAATTTTATTACATCGGAAGAAAATAGTACATAGGTGTACGCTAATTGGCCTTCTTCAACTAGAAAGTGTTTAGTATTTAGGCTTATTGGCCTCCTTGTTATATAGGCTTATTgaccctctttctctcttagcTTGGTGAGCTTATTGGCTCCCTTAGTTTGGGAGTTGTCTTGTTCACTCCCCATTTAGTTTGGGAGCTTATTGGTTCACTCCACCTTGCTATATTACATTacatgcctatttataggctttctTTGCCGACATCACCAAGTCCACCGACTTGGCCTTCTTTTTCTAGTCCCTTTTGTTGTGGCTTTTACTAGAAACTTCTATAttgtataatattattttctggCTATTAGCCATCATGCTCCACCACCATAGTGTTACTCATGCGGTCGGTTATGTTTTGTGTTACTCTTAATTCTTTGACCTCGACAACGTTATCAAATTTGCGCATTAAACATTATATGATTTCACGATGCATCACATGAATGAATAATATTTTCACCATAGTGGAGGACTTTTACTTTAGATGATTAGCAATACTGTTGGTCCAATCCAACAAACTTTGTCAATTGATCCTGCAAATTGATTGAGGCTAAGGGAGGTGAGTAATCCTTCTCCATACAAATTATGCTGCATGAAATGGAACTATATATGCTGAAGAAGCCGAAGCAAAGACGTACGTGCCTTCAGTTAGATAGATACATGTTGGTTTTTATTGCTGCCTATATTGTTTTTGTAGATTTAACATGTTGAGCATGCTTCTTGAGGTGTAACATATTTAAGTTACGTGTAGCATAGCATGAGTGATACAAATAAATGATTGTCGCATGCGCAAGAACACATGCAAAAGAggctaataataatataataaaatcagGTTTAATTTGTCCCACTTAATATTACGTAGTCAATTTATCTTGCTTATAAAATGAAGGTATCTGAGAGATGAATTGCTTAAAACTTTTTTCAGCTTCAAATTTACTACATAGACGCTGAAAAGagcttcaacaaaaataaataaataaaaaggaaaaggagatAAGTCATCATCACCAGCAGAATGAAGAGTAATGAACAACTGGCTTTCATATTCGGTCTCATAGGTATAATATGTATAtctaaattttttgtgattttagTTATAAGTTGGTTTACTTTAGATTCTTGTTATCTGATTTTGACCCAATCTGGGATTATTCATAGGTAACATCGTGTCAGTCATGGTGTTCTTGGCGCCAATGTAAGACCCTTTTGAAATTTAGAAGCTACTTAAATGTTATTGCCCTTCACATATCTCTATGAATAAATTGCATTATAGgctaactctctctctctctctctctctctctcagaccAACGTTTTACAAAATATACAAGAACAAATCATCAGAAGGCTTCCAATCCACACCTTATGTGGTTGCCCTTCTTAGTGCAATGCTGTTATTGTTTTATGGTGTCCTCAAGACCAATGCTGCCTTGATCATCAGCATCAATGTCATCGGATGCGTTATAGAAATTACTTACCTCATATTCTACTTTGTATATGCATCCAAGAAGGACAAGGTCACTGCCTTTAAAATGACGGATTTTCCGTTTTGTACATTttgttattgacatgttatcGATAATTATATGTTTTGCAATTCGAGGGCTATTTTGATGGAGATGCTCTGCTTCTACACCGTATGCAGATTACTACAATGATACAGATACTGGTGTTGAACGTAGCGGCCTTTGGGTCGGTGGTGGCGGTCACATTCCTTCTTGTAGGAGAAGACAAGCGCGTTAGCACCGTTGGATGGATATGTGCTgtgtttggcattgctgtctTTGCTGCTCCTTTACTCATCATGGTAATTTTTGTCCAaattaatttccaaaaatTTTGCATTACGGTAAATTAATCTGCTCAGCTTGACatgtatttttcattattgCAGAGAATAGTGATACGAACTAAAAGTGTAGAATACATGCCattttatttgtcattttcccTGACAATTTGTGCCACCTTGTGGTTCTTGTACGGGCTCTTCGTAAAGGATTATTACATTGCAGTAAGTAAACCAGTACCAATTTCTAATTTCATTTCTTGAGTTTGACTTTGATATGTCACTAACTTCATATCCTATACTAATCTGACGTCCTCATTGTATGGCCGGGAAGTTTCCAAATGTGTTGGGATTCTTATTAGGCATCGCTCAGATGATCCTATACCTCAAATACAAGAATTAAAGATGATGGAGAAAAAATAAGGCAGTCAAGATAGGTGAAGAAGTTCATGAGCATCACCGACTGCCAGACCAGATAATACATTGATGCAGCCTACGTATGTCTGCAACAAGCAGCAGCAGGAATCAAACGACGGCCGCGTATAGTTCCTTCCTACTGCATAATTAAGCTCAACAAACTtataatttgatatttttgttGCTTATATAATATGAATATCGATAGTGTGTAATACAAACAATATATAATTGTGTCTGTCACCATGGCACTCAATAATCCtcccaaattttaaaaaaaaatttagtgaaTGTGATTGTGCATGTTACAACATACACTGTACTGTACATTACACCATGAATACGTAGTCGGCAAACCTTTGTCGCAGCTGGTTAGTCTTCCAGCTTTCTgtcaaaatcccaaattttttttcttagtcAAAACGTACTTAGTTATATTGATCCAAGATGAGATACAAAATTCTAATTCATCTATACGTTACGTACCTATAAATGAAGCCAAGCTAAGATACAGAATTCAATTCAATAATACCATCATCACAATAATGTATAATATACAGACtggagaaaaacaaattttcaattaaattaagaagaagaaggaaaataaaagagagttCGCGGTCCTTTTGCAGAAGAAGAACTATAGTTCCGATTGAGAGGGAAGGAAACAAGGAAacgtttcttttatttttttcggaCATAAAGAGCAGATTGTTGGTTCGTTATCCACAATATTTCGATATCATTATTCTCATCAACAAAATAT
Above is a window of Prunus persica cultivar Lovell chromosome G2, Prunus_persica_NCBIv2, whole genome shotgun sequence DNA encoding:
- the LOC18785322 gene encoding bidirectional sugar transporter SWEET9 encodes the protein MLSMLLEVMKSNEQLAFIFGLIGNIVSVMVFLAPIPTFYKIYKNKSSEGFQSTPYVVALLSAMLLLFYGVLKTNAALIISINVIGCVIEITYLIFYFVYASKKDKITTMIQILVLNVAAFGSVVAVTFLLVGEDKRVSTVGWICAVFGIAVFAAPLLIMRIVIRTKSVEYMPFYLSFSLTICATLWFLYGLFVKDYYIAFPNVLGFLLGIAQMILYLKYKN